From Streptomyces sp. NBC_00237, a single genomic window includes:
- a CDS encoding response regulator transcription factor: protein MTTTPVRVLLCDDHVVVRAGLLALLSSEPDIEVVGEAGNGEEAVATAAKLAPDVVLMDLQLGDGIDGVEATRRIAGTGPHVLVLTTYDTDADITRAIAAGATGYLLKAERPEELFAAIRSAAQGRTTLSPPVASRVMAQMRGTGRPTLTDRESDILAQLAHGLGNREIARALFISEATVKTHLGRIYAKLGVDTRAGAVAVAKEQRLLP from the coding sequence GTGACCACCACTCCCGTACGGGTTCTGCTCTGCGACGACCACGTGGTCGTACGGGCCGGACTCCTGGCCCTCCTCTCCAGCGAGCCGGACATCGAGGTCGTCGGCGAGGCCGGAAACGGGGAGGAGGCCGTCGCGACCGCCGCCAAGCTCGCCCCCGACGTCGTCCTCATGGACCTCCAGCTCGGCGACGGCATCGACGGCGTCGAAGCCACCCGCCGCATCGCCGGGACCGGCCCCCACGTCCTGGTCCTCACCACGTACGACACGGACGCCGACATCACCCGGGCCATCGCCGCGGGCGCCACGGGGTACCTGCTGAAGGCCGAACGCCCCGAGGAGCTCTTCGCCGCGATCCGCTCCGCCGCCCAGGGCCGCACCACCCTGTCCCCGCCGGTCGCGAGCCGGGTGATGGCCCAGATGCGCGGCACCGGCCGCCCCACGCTCACGGACCGCGAGTCCGACATCCTGGCCCAGCTCGCCCACGGCCTGGGAAACCGCGAGATCGCCCGCGCGCTCTTCATCAGCGAGGCGACGGTCAAGACCCACCTGGGCCGCATCTACGCCAAGCTCGGGGTGGACACGAGGGCGGGCGCGGTGGCGGTGGCGAAGGAGCAGCGGCTGCTGCCGTAG
- a CDS encoding sensor histidine kinase, translating to MAHPHTPDSRPGSPALPQVDPALPQGSPALPQADPTLPQADPALPPRDQADPDSRPLTLLLHIAFFLLLGGSLARFLLRHPGEARTPWIIGLSIALAVLHVLLYVVRAGGHRDQGRDQGRDQGRDQGRDQSRDQARSRDRTPAPPHPRLRLGAVVAVWAVLVVLAPSFAWCAVPLFYTGLRTLPTRISLALVALLTAFVVAAQLQLAGGEFDPTLLLAPPAVAAIAAGTFVYMQRQAARQRALIDDLIRTRRELAATERREGTLAERQRLSYEIHDTLAQGLSSQQMLLQAADRTWDTDPATARRHVRTATAIAERNLAEARRFVHDLAPADLAEAGARGGGLEEALRTVATRENARFHIDGTPPATPLPDRVQSALLRIAQGALANVHEHADATTTALTLTYLDDQVVLDIADDGRGFDTDGLRGPSGVRGHGLPAIRARVQQLGGTLAVESAPGEGTVLSAAIPLEPQP from the coding sequence ATGGCCCACCCCCACACCCCCGACTCACGGCCGGGAAGCCCCGCCCTCCCGCAAGTGGACCCCGCCCTCCCGCAGGGAAGCCCCGCCCTCCCGCAAGCGGATCCCACCCTCCCTCAAGCGGACCCCGCCCTCCCGCCCCGGGACCAGGCCGACCCCGACTCCCGCCCCCTCACCCTCCTCCTCCACATCGCCTTCTTCCTCCTCCTCGGCGGCTCCCTCGCCCGCTTCCTCCTCCGCCACCCCGGCGAGGCCCGCACCCCGTGGATCATCGGCCTGAGCATCGCGCTCGCCGTCCTCCACGTCCTCCTGTACGTCGTCCGGGCGGGCGGCCACCGGGACCAGGGCCGGGACCAGGGCCGGGACCAGGGCCGGGACCAGGGCCGAGACCAGAGCCGGGACCAGGCCCGGAGCCGGGACCGCACCCCCGCCCCGCCGCACCCCCGCCTCCGGCTCGGCGCGGTGGTCGCCGTCTGGGCCGTCCTCGTCGTCCTCGCCCCGAGCTTCGCCTGGTGCGCCGTCCCGCTCTTCTACACGGGCCTGCGCACCCTCCCCACCCGGATCTCCCTGGCCCTCGTCGCCCTCCTCACCGCCTTCGTCGTGGCGGCCCAACTCCAGCTCGCGGGCGGGGAGTTCGACCCCACCCTCCTGCTCGCCCCGCCCGCCGTGGCCGCCATCGCCGCAGGCACCTTCGTCTACATGCAGCGCCAGGCCGCCCGTCAGCGCGCCCTCATCGACGACCTGATCCGCACCCGCCGCGAACTCGCCGCCACCGAGCGCCGCGAGGGCACTCTCGCGGAGCGTCAGCGTCTCTCGTACGAGATACACGACACCCTCGCCCAGGGCCTGTCCAGCCAGCAGATGCTGCTCCAGGCCGCCGACCGCACCTGGGACACGGACCCGGCGACCGCCCGCCGCCACGTCCGTACGGCCACCGCCATCGCCGAACGCAACCTCGCCGAGGCCCGCCGCTTCGTCCACGACCTGGCCCCCGCCGACCTCGCCGAGGCGGGCGCGCGCGGCGGCGGCCTGGAGGAGGCCCTCCGTACCGTCGCCACCCGCGAGAACGCCCGCTTCCACATCGACGGCACGCCCCCCGCAACCCCCCTCCCCGACCGCGTGCAGTCCGCCCTGCTCCGCATCGCCCAGGGCGCCCTCGCCAACGTCCACGAACACGCGGACGCGACCACCACCGCCCTCACCCTCACCTACCTGGATGATCAAGTGGTCCTCGACATCGCGGACGACGGCCGGGGCTTCGACACGGACGGGCTTCGCGGCCCGAGCGGTGTACGGGGCCACGGCCTGCCCGCGATCCGCGCCCGCGTCCAGCAGCTCGGCGGCACCCTCGCCGTCGAGTCCGCCCCCGGCGAGGGCACGGTCCTGTCCGCCGCGATCCCCCTGGAGCCCCAGCCGTGA
- a CDS encoding pentapeptide repeat-containing protein, producing the protein MARDAKKNQVPAVRRAEVRLPELLPFEGGELESEGDYDGLELRDLDFAGQEGRGARFMDCGLYGVGLDETRLGRARFMDCVLEQVRGVGTQLAEASLRDVEVVDARLGGTQLHGSGWERVVVRGGKIDFMNLRKARLTDVVFEGCVLVEPDFGDARLTRVEFRDCVLKGADFTGVTMNDVDLRTVAQLEIARGVERLRGAVVSPTQLLDLAPVFAAAMGVRVLSPSGD; encoded by the coding sequence ATGGCACGCGATGCGAAGAAGAACCAGGTCCCTGCCGTACGGCGCGCGGAGGTGCGGCTCCCGGAGCTGCTGCCCTTCGAGGGCGGGGAGCTGGAGTCGGAGGGGGACTACGACGGGTTGGAGCTGCGGGACCTGGACTTCGCCGGGCAGGAGGGGCGGGGCGCGAGGTTCATGGACTGCGGTCTGTACGGGGTGGGGCTTGACGAGACGCGGCTGGGTCGGGCGCGCTTCATGGACTGCGTACTGGAGCAGGTTCGCGGCGTCGGGACGCAGCTGGCGGAAGCGTCCCTGCGGGACGTGGAGGTGGTGGACGCGCGGCTGGGCGGTACGCAGCTGCACGGGTCCGGGTGGGAGCGGGTGGTGGTGCGGGGCGGAAAGATCGACTTCATGAACCTGCGGAAGGCGAGGCTGACGGACGTCGTCTTCGAGGGATGCGTGCTGGTGGAACCGGACTTCGGGGACGCACGGCTGACCCGGGTGGAGTTCCGGGACTGCGTACTGAAGGGGGCGGACTTCACGGGCGTGACGATGAACGACGTCGACCTGCGGACAGTGGCTCAGCTGGAGATCGCGAGGGGAGTGGAGAGGCTGAGGGGAGCGGTGGTGAGCCCGACCCAGCTCCTGGACCTGGCTCCGGTCTTCGCGGCGGCGATGGGAGTACGGGTCCTCAGCCCGTCCGGCGATTGA
- a CDS encoding heme-binding protein, with protein sequence MRKLSVRTRVLTASAVLAAVGAGTFGAVSANASAPAAESLAAVKADTSNRNLQQSTHLTVAAATKAAEAVLDAAKKENQRVSVAVVDRNGNTIVTLRGDGAGPQSPESAVKKGYTAVSWNAPTSELVKRLAQAPNLKDIPGTLFLGGGAPVQAKGAPIAGIGVAGAPSGDLDEKFAQAGVAALAR encoded by the coding sequence ATGCGCAAGCTCTCCGTCCGCACCCGCGTCCTCACCGCCTCCGCCGTCCTCGCCGCCGTCGGCGCCGGTACCTTCGGCGCGGTCAGCGCCAACGCCTCCGCCCCGGCCGCCGAGTCGCTCGCCGCCGTCAAGGCCGACACCTCGAACCGCAACCTCCAGCAGTCGACGCACCTCACCGTGGCCGCCGCGACGAAGGCCGCCGAGGCCGTCCTGGACGCCGCGAAGAAGGAGAACCAGCGCGTCTCCGTCGCCGTCGTCGACCGCAACGGCAACACCATCGTCACCCTGCGCGGCGACGGTGCGGGCCCGCAGTCCCCCGAGTCGGCCGTGAAGAAGGGCTACACCGCCGTCTCCTGGAACGCCCCCACCTCCGAGCTGGTCAAGCGCCTCGCCCAGGCCCCGAACCTGAAGGACATCCCCGGCACCCTCTTCCTCGGCGGCGGCGCGCCGGTCCAGGCCAAGGGCGCCCCGATCGCGGGCATCGGTGTCGCGGGTGCGCCGAGCGGCGACCTGGACGAGAAGTTCGCGCAGGCGGGTGTCGCGGCCCTGGCCCGCTGA
- a CDS encoding ankyrin repeat domain-containing protein has protein sequence MATPPPTPDHHLLTASKAGDPHAIRSALRDGARVTARDAELRTPLLHASLGSHVEAARLLVAAGADPNAQDLREDNAWLVTGVTGNVAMMRTLLSADPAPDLKLCNRFGGISVFPASERGHVTYVRAVLTETDTDVDHVNRLGWTALLEAVILGDGGRPHQEVVEALLAAGATPTLADNDGVTPLTHAERRGFDGIARLIRDAS, from the coding sequence ATGGCCACCCCACCCCCCACCCCCGACCACCACCTCCTCACCGCCTCCAAAGCGGGCGACCCACACGCCATCCGCTCCGCCCTCCGCGACGGAGCCCGCGTCACCGCCCGCGACGCAGAACTGCGCACCCCCCTCCTGCACGCCTCCCTCGGCAGCCACGTGGAAGCCGCCCGGCTCCTCGTCGCCGCCGGCGCCGACCCCAACGCGCAGGACCTCCGCGAGGACAACGCCTGGCTGGTCACCGGCGTGACCGGCAACGTCGCGATGATGCGTACGCTGCTGTCCGCCGACCCCGCCCCCGACCTCAAGCTGTGCAACCGCTTCGGCGGCATCTCCGTCTTCCCGGCGAGCGAACGCGGCCACGTCACGTACGTACGAGCCGTCCTCACCGAGACCGACACCGACGTCGACCACGTCAACCGCCTCGGCTGGACCGCCCTCCTGGAAGCCGTCATCCTTGGCGACGGCGGCCGCCCGCACCAAGAAGTCGTGGAGGCCCTGCTCGCGGCAGGCGCCACCCCCACCCTCGCGGACAACGACGGCGTCACCCCCCTCACCCACGCCGAACGGCGCGGCTTCGACGGCATCGCCCGGCTGATCAGGGACGCGTCGTGA
- a CDS encoding Uma2 family endonuclease, with product MSVDEAFDMFSAVAPKGWRVELIEGDIHMTPPANGEHEEIVSEISGQVRDHHRKLGRYTGVGLDVPGASKTGKVIPDLVIAPKGSFDDTLEFHDSSPVVLVAEVTSSSTVGNDRVKKLRGYARAGIPVYLLIDREAGKAVLCTEPAGDDYVNKVPYDMPGKVPLPAPLGFDLDTSEF from the coding sequence ATGTCGGTCGACGAAGCCTTCGACATGTTCAGCGCCGTCGCCCCCAAGGGCTGGCGCGTGGAATTGATCGAAGGGGACATCCACATGACGCCTCCCGCCAACGGCGAGCACGAAGAAATCGTCTCCGAGATCAGTGGGCAGGTCCGCGACCACCACCGCAAACTGGGCCGGTACACAGGGGTCGGCCTCGACGTCCCCGGTGCCTCCAAGACCGGCAAGGTCATCCCCGACCTCGTCATCGCCCCCAAGGGCAGCTTCGACGACACGCTGGAGTTCCACGACTCCTCCCCAGTCGTCCTCGTCGCCGAGGTCACTTCCTCCTCCACCGTCGGCAACGACCGCGTCAAGAAGCTCCGGGGCTACGCCCGCGCCGGGATCCCCGTGTACCTGCTCATCGACCGTGAGGCGGGCAAGGCCGTCCTGTGCACGGAACCCGCAGGTGACGACTACGTCAACAAGGTTCCGTACGACATGCCCGGCAAGGTTCCGCTGCCCGCACCGCTCGGCTTCGACCTCGACACGAGCGAGTTCTGA